In one Myxocyprinus asiaticus isolate MX2 ecotype Aquarium Trade chromosome 1, UBuf_Myxa_2, whole genome shotgun sequence genomic region, the following are encoded:
- the crabp1b gene encoding cellular retinoic acid-binding protein 1b translates to MANFTGTWKMKSSENFEELLKALGVNAMLRKVACAAASKPHVEIRQNGEQFYIKTSTTVRTTEINFQIGHEFNEETVDGRKCKSLATWETENKITCRQTLVDGNGPKTFWTRELRGNELILTFGADDVVCTRIYVRE, encoded by the exons ATGGCCAATTTCACAGGAACCTGGAAGATGAAGAGCAGTGAGAATTTTGAAGAACTCCTCAAAGCGCTTG GGGTTAATGCTATGCTGAGGAAAGTAGCCTGTGCAGCAGCCTCAAAACCCCATGTGGAGATTCGTCAGAATGGTGAGCAGTTCTACATCAAAACTTCCACGACTGTGAGGACCACAGAAATCAACTTCCAAATAGGACATGAGTTCAATGAGGAGACTGTGGATGGTCGGAAGTGCAAG AGCCTGGCCACATGGGAGACAGAGAACAAGATAACCTGCAGGCAAACCCTTGTGGATGGTAATGGCCCTAAGACGTTTTGGACACGAGAGCTGAGAGGGAACGAGCTCATCCTG ACCTTTGGGGCAGACGATGTGGTGTGCACACGGATTTATGTGCGGGAATGA